CGCCATCGGACTCCGGTCACGAGCCCAGCCAGCGGGAGGCCGTAGAACGCTACGTCACTCACAAGCGGGGGCAAGAAAGAGGCGACAGCAATCGCACAGAGATATGCCAGAACCATCGCTGTCCCCCCGATGGACGCGAAGAGCACCCGACTCGATATAGCACGCTCGTCGGCAGTGTCGCCCTGGTCGGACTGTTCATCGCTCCTCTCCGTCGTCGGTCGGTCGGTTGGAGTCCTCGTCGACCGTGGAATATGGTTGACCTCCAAGCGGGAGGACCCTCGGGACTGCCCCGCCTGTTCGGTCACGTCAGTCTCAGTTTCCTCAGTCCTTGGGACGTCACTCTGCAGCGGCAAGACTCTGTGAGTGTCCTCTTCGGAACCGCCGGCAGGCTCTTCTTTGAGCGACTGTGGGAGGTTTAGACGGCCCTCCTGCTTGACAGCGTCTTCGCAGGTAGAGCACACTGTCAGGAGGTTCGTGGTTTTGTTCGTCCCGCCGTTCTCGGCAGGGATTCGTCGCAGGACCTCCAACTCTTCCGAGGGGTACTGCATCTCGCAGTTGGCGCAAGTGTTGTTGTCCAACTGCTTCCGGAAAACAATCCTGTAAGGCCAGTCCGGAGGGTAGTCGCCCCGGTGGCTGTCAGGGTCGTCGTACTGCGATTCGATCCCTTCCTTCATTCTGAAAGACACTTCCTCCCGTCTCGGTATTTAAGCCGCGGGGTCGTTTTTTGCCGCGCCTGCCAGCTGGGCGCGCCGGTCGGTGCGCTCGGTGATGTTCATGTCTTCTGAGGCACGACACTCCTGGTCAGCGGCGGCTGTCGGCGATGCACAGCAGGCTGAGTACATTGGGTTCCTTCATCGCGAGCC
This genomic window from Haloarcula sp. H-GB4 contains:
- a CDS encoding HNH endonuclease signature motif containing protein, with amino-acid sequence MKEGIESQYDDPDSHRGDYPPDWPYRIVFRKQLDNNTCANCEMQYPSEELEVLRRIPAENGGTNKTTNLLTVCSTCEDAVKQEGRLNLPQSLKEEPAGGSEEDTHRVLPLQSDVPRTEETETDVTEQAGQSRGSSRLEVNHIPRSTRTPTDRPTTERSDEQSDQGDTADERAISSRVLFASIGGTAMVLAYLCAIAVASFLPPLVSDVAFYGLPLAGLVTGVRWR